One window of Alkaliphilus metalliredigens QYMF genomic DNA carries:
- a CDS encoding S41 family peptidase encodes MCSNTADEETNEVVEVVSEDQAMPSVQMRSLGGSNEMRNGKFKAYIVAMISVLMCLALFMGCTDEIEKASSGEEKKVPIPVEVKEILSANRFVDDIDEEKVKEGFGKLLYKFDRFDEVTNEEVIYGFSEQIVDEIIVEEALIDVDHVFRLLKYGYAGYQYFGGDESFLSAKENMIQEISKRDKVISTNDLSKILYNHLSFIQDGHFTISGRELFQRHNYYMSETYAFFKDVQGYYMMIDEEKYYLIEVAEEEIEDYLKLSLNEDGEIVYYLGEVYPSRTINRKVNIKLKSDTKTINETIAMRMVISRENFKGSSVYNYSEIGDMPMIEIRSMSPKTQKDVEQIQNFAEDAKKLKDEDYFIIDVRGNGGGGDSYSFEWIKNYTGQTRETFIMDRIESHLDTEITIGAMKYSMEFEVDLELRKEAEDLIERIVLEDYYPGWTPLYIKQPQRLNNENIIFVIMDEGIASSGESFISMLRQMENVIFVGTNTAGVYLASGGAYTLPHSHIPIGFGQSLFLNSKLEDREGIGFMPDFWVSPDQAIDRILKFIGES; translated from the coding sequence ATCAAGCAATGCCATCGGTTCAAATGAGAAGCTTAGGAGGATCTAATGAAATGCGGAACGGAAAATTTAAGGCTTACATAGTAGCAATGATATCTGTATTGATGTGTCTTGCTTTGTTCATGGGGTGTACTGACGAGATAGAAAAAGCATCTTCTGGTGAAGAAAAGAAGGTACCTATACCAGTTGAGGTGAAAGAAATCCTCTCTGCCAATAGATTTGTTGACGATATAGATGAAGAAAAAGTCAAAGAGGGCTTCGGAAAACTGCTCTATAAATTTGACAGATTTGATGAAGTGACCAATGAAGAAGTGATCTATGGTTTTTCAGAACAAATAGTTGACGAGATTATAGTTGAAGAGGCTTTGATAGATGTAGACCATGTCTTTAGATTGTTAAAATACGGTTATGCAGGCTATCAATATTTTGGCGGAGATGAAAGCTTTTTAAGTGCAAAGGAAAACATGATACAAGAAATAAGTAAAAGAGATAAGGTTATATCCACCAATGACCTGAGTAAAATATTATATAATCATCTAAGCTTTATTCAAGATGGACACTTTACTATAAGTGGTCGTGAATTATTTCAAAGACATAATTACTATATGAGTGAAACCTATGCTTTTTTCAAGGATGTCCAAGGATATTATATGATGATTGACGAGGAAAAGTACTATTTGATAGAGGTGGCTGAAGAGGAAATTGAAGACTATCTAAAGCTTTCATTAAATGAAGATGGAGAAATCGTATATTATTTAGGTGAAGTATATCCTTCAAGGACCATAAATCGCAAGGTAAATATTAAGCTTAAATCTGATACCAAAACGATTAATGAGACGATAGCTATGCGAATGGTGATCTCGCGTGAAAATTTCAAGGGAAGTAGTGTTTACAATTATAGCGAAATAGGTGATATGCCTATGATCGAGATTAGAAGCATGTCTCCTAAAACACAAAAGGACGTGGAGCAAATTCAAAATTTTGCAGAGGATGCAAAGAAGTTGAAAGATGAAGATTATTTTATTATTGATGTAAGGGGGAACGGTGGCGGAGGTGATTCCTATTCCTTTGAATGGATTAAGAATTATACTGGTCAAACAAGGGAGACCTTTATTATGGATAGGATTGAAAGCCACCTAGATACCGAGATTACCATAGGAGCAATGAAGTACAGTATGGAATTTGAGGTTGATTTAGAACTCCGAAAAGAAGCCGAAGATTTGATAGAACGGATTGTTCTAGAAGATTATTATCCAGGCTGGACTCCGTTATATATCAAGCAACCGCAACGCTTAAATAATGAAAATATCATCTTTGTGATTATGGATGAAGGAATTGCTTCTTCTGGTGAGAGCTTTATTTCAATGCTAAGGCAAATGGAAAACGTTATTTTTGTTGGTACAAATACAGCGGGAGTTTACTTAGCATCAGGAGGTGCTTATACATTGCCTCATTCTCATATACCCATTGGATTTGGTCAGTCTTTATTTTTAAACTCTAAACTTGAAGATAGAGAGGGGATCGGGTTTATGCCAGACTTTTGGGTTTCTCCAGATCAAGCAATTGATCGGATTCTAAAATTTATTGGGGAATCATAG